In the genome of Coraliomargarita algicola, one region contains:
- a CDS encoding ABC transporter ATP-binding protein codes for MATVTLSKLDKTYSPGKKDSFRAVKEIDLEIRDKEFMVFVGPSGCGKSTTLRMIAGLEEITGGTLKIGDQIMNDVEPKNRGIAMVFQNYALYPHMTLFDNMAFGLKLSKTPRDEIKRRVDEAAEILGLTSMLDRKPKALSGGQRQRVAVGRAIVRKPDVFLFDEPLSNLDAKMRVQMRTEISRLHARLNATMIYVTHDQVEAMTMGDRICVMKDGNIMQVDEPLQLYNDPQNMFVAGFIGSPPMNFFPGSLQLDGGYAYFTEAEEGGNEQPFKIRLEPHLKAIAAKQGTQPAVFGVRPEHIEVSDTKGADSIDAVLDVSEPMGAETYLYLNTLAGRSFIAKVEADHAFKVGQTVHLKFNQERVALFDQATEQVLKA; via the coding sequence ATGGCTACTGTTACGCTTAGCAAACTCGATAAAACTTATAGTCCCGGCAAAAAGGATAGCTTTCGCGCTGTTAAAGAAATCGATCTCGAAATTCGCGATAAGGAATTTATGGTCTTTGTCGGACCTTCGGGCTGTGGTAAGTCGACGACTTTACGCATGATTGCTGGGCTCGAAGAAATTACTGGAGGCACGCTTAAAATCGGCGATCAGATTATGAACGATGTCGAGCCCAAGAATCGTGGCATCGCGATGGTCTTTCAAAATTACGCCTTATATCCGCACATGACCTTATTTGACAATATGGCTTTCGGATTGAAGTTAAGCAAGACGCCTCGCGACGAGATCAAACGTCGCGTCGATGAAGCGGCCGAAATACTTGGACTCACTTCGATGTTGGATCGTAAGCCTAAAGCGCTCTCTGGGGGACAGCGTCAACGTGTTGCTGTAGGGCGCGCGATCGTTCGTAAGCCAGACGTGTTTCTTTTTGATGAGCCACTCTCTAATTTGGATGCCAAAATGCGCGTCCAAATGCGCACTGAAATTTCACGGCTACATGCACGGCTGAACGCGACCATGATCTATGTGACGCACGACCAAGTGGAGGCCATGACTATGGGGGATCGCATTTGTGTGATGAAGGATGGAAACATCATGCAAGTCGATGAACCCCTGCAGTTGTATAACGATCCTCAGAATATGTTTGTTGCTGGATTTATCGGCTCCCCTCCTATGAACTTCTTTCCTGGTAGTTTACAGCTTGATGGGGGATACGCTTATTTTACTGAAGCCGAAGAGGGCGGAAATGAGCAGCCTTTTAAGATTCGATTGGAGCCGCATTTGAAAGCAATCGCAGCAAAACAAGGCACTCAACCGGCCGTATTTGGAGTGCGCCCCGAGCACATTGAAGTCTCGGATACTAAAGGCGCGGATAGTATCGATGCAGTACTTGATGTGTCTGAGCCTATGGGAGCGGAAACTTATCTATACCTAAATACACTCGCTGGCCGTTCATTTATTGCGAAGGTTGAAGCAGATCATGCGTTTAAGGTGGGGCAAACCGTTCATCTTAAATTTAATCAAGAGCGCGTTGCGCTCTTTGATCAGGCTACAGAGCAAGTGCTTAAAGCTTAG
- a CDS encoding carbohydrate ABC transporter permease, with amino-acid sequence MTPKTQNKFSELIKLGYLAFVLVFAFFPLYVMVVVSFKSNEQFLANPWFFDSIASWNWNNWAIGWDTVSGYICNSIFVSFLGTTITLCIVLMCSYALARYDFPGKNLIFYMVMATMFLPGTVAALVTLFDLLRSMGLVNNLWALVLMASVGGQVAGVFILRNFIEDIPKELFESAQLDGAGHLQQIRHIILPLSASIISVTCIMDFLGSWNNTILPLLLLRDDQLLTIPVGLFRLDGEYVKQYGQLMAGYAISSVPLLIIFLFSMKFFVKGLSAGAVKG; translated from the coding sequence ATGACTCCAAAAACTCAGAATAAATTTAGCGAGTTGATCAAGCTTGGCTATCTCGCCTTCGTACTCGTGTTCGCCTTCTTTCCACTGTATGTGATGGTTGTCGTGAGCTTTAAGAGTAACGAACAGTTCCTCGCAAATCCTTGGTTTTTTGATTCTATCGCGAGCTGGAATTGGAATAATTGGGCGATTGGATGGGATACCGTCAGCGGTTACATTTGTAATTCAATCTTTGTATCTTTCCTCGGGACCACGATTACACTTTGTATCGTTCTCATGTGCTCTTATGCACTCGCTCGTTATGATTTTCCGGGCAAAAATCTTATTTTCTACATGGTCATGGCGACTATGTTCTTGCCTGGCACTGTGGCTGCGCTGGTGACGCTGTTCGATTTGTTGCGCAGTATGGGCTTGGTGAATAATCTATGGGCACTGGTGCTGATGGCTTCTGTGGGGGGGCAGGTTGCCGGAGTGTTTATTCTGCGAAATTTTATCGAAGATATACCTAAGGAGCTTTTTGAATCTGCACAATTGGATGGCGCCGGCCACTTGCAGCAGATCCGACATATTATTTTACCGCTCTCTGCTTCGATTATATCGGTGACCTGTATTATGGACTTTCTTGGTTCCTGGAATAACACGATTCTTCCCTTATTGCTTTTGCGCGATGATCAATTGCTGACAATTCCTGTTGGACTGTTCCGTCTCGATGGAGAATACGTGAAGCAATATGGTCAATTGATGGCAGGATATGCCATTAGTTCGGTCCCTCTTTTAATTATCTTTCTGTTCTCGATGAAATTCTTCGTCAAAGGTCTCTCCGCTGGTGCTGTGAAAGGCTAG
- a CDS encoding extracellular solute-binding protein, with the protein MKNIFSKFNTNWLAIALLFGAFIVSAVRFYIVSGQTGDGGAEGGARVIRVAHWQLEPGFREALEWVMEEYNALPEVQAAGVTVMQSPIAEKVYNQFMNVHLISGTAPDIAVKRESELVKGNALAKFYTPLGSHVETPNPYNAPEYQLPSLPDDFANSLSKTPWRDTFFDGLQGGYEETLSDYYAIPICTWGGTRMIYNMSILQAVKEFSAKLAQQQPQPEWMQSVWRTPDNENGFLPEESGVEWLSNNSEPQTLGQLMLYCVAIKAYQQASGLDYLVPVAASSYAANGLASLYSTEMMSGMWQDYSLELGKKPTSIEALAGFERGVWGFNSAMLQEYYEFNRLLVEFYPQGYMGLDREQAQRRFVLGQAAILCTGGWDATSIYQGIQGRSNPADRFEVLITPEPFPVAGERWADVLTMRASEADAKGGVPFAINKQTPNFDWALDFLRFISSHRINEGFAQRAGWLPVISGTKAPEDVEAFLPIAEGVPKDFALSVGSSNVPMALRNVWTSTVKLFIAGDIDYSAMAERITRVFEDSSIGIRKAWVTTLQQQLDKSRANQRSMSVERLGAMLGSTGAASRERSNTYLNLIEDEGVFLKRWWHELYPNEPYPTY; encoded by the coding sequence ATGAAAAATATTTTCTCTAAGTTTAATACCAATTGGTTGGCGATCGCACTTTTGTTCGGAGCGTTTATCGTTAGTGCTGTTCGTTTTTATATTGTATCCGGACAGACGGGGGACGGTGGCGCAGAGGGAGGTGCTCGTGTGATTCGTGTGGCACACTGGCAATTGGAACCTGGTTTTCGCGAAGCTTTAGAGTGGGTGATGGAGGAGTATAATGCGTTGCCGGAAGTGCAAGCTGCAGGGGTGACTGTCATGCAATCCCCCATTGCTGAAAAAGTATATAACCAGTTTATGAATGTGCACTTGATTAGCGGGACGGCTCCTGATATTGCGGTGAAACGGGAGTCGGAGTTGGTTAAGGGGAACGCCTTGGCAAAGTTTTATACACCACTCGGTAGTCATGTTGAAACCCCCAATCCTTATAATGCCCCGGAGTATCAACTGCCAAGTTTGCCAGATGATTTTGCCAATAGTCTATCGAAAACACCTTGGCGGGATACATTTTTTGACGGTTTGCAAGGAGGCTATGAGGAGACTTTAAGTGATTACTATGCGATTCCCATCTGCACTTGGGGAGGCACGCGGATGATTTATAATATGAGTATTTTGCAGGCTGTGAAAGAATTCTCAGCCAAGCTTGCTCAGCAGCAACCGCAACCTGAGTGGATGCAATCCGTGTGGCGTACTCCTGACAATGAAAACGGCTTTTTGCCGGAAGAGAGTGGAGTGGAGTGGTTGTCCAATAATTCAGAGCCACAGACCCTAGGCCAGTTGATGCTTTATTGCGTTGCGATTAAGGCCTATCAGCAAGCATCTGGTTTAGACTATCTGGTTCCCGTAGCTGCTAGTAGCTATGCTGCGAATGGCTTAGCTAGTTTATATTCCACTGAGATGATGTCGGGCATGTGGCAGGACTATAGTTTAGAGCTCGGGAAGAAACCGACTTCAATTGAAGCGCTCGCAGGGTTTGAGCGCGGCGTGTGGGGCTTCAACTCTGCGATGCTTCAAGAATACTATGAATTTAATCGATTGCTCGTAGAATTTTATCCCCAAGGATACATGGGCCTGGATCGTGAACAAGCACAGCGTCGTTTTGTATTGGGGCAAGCAGCCATCCTTTGCACCGGTGGGTGGGATGCGACGAGTATTTATCAAGGCATTCAGGGACGCTCGAATCCGGCAGATCGTTTTGAAGTATTAATCACTCCAGAACCATTTCCAGTCGCTGGTGAGCGTTGGGCGGATGTCTTGACCATGCGTGCTTCCGAGGCGGATGCAAAGGGTGGGGTGCCATTTGCGATCAACAAGCAAACGCCGAATTTTGATTGGGCATTGGATTTTCTCCGTTTTATTTCATCGCATCGGATTAATGAAGGATTTGCGCAGCGGGCTGGATGGCTACCAGTCATTAGTGGTACCAAGGCCCCTGAGGATGTGGAAGCATTCCTGCCGATCGCGGAGGGGGTTCCTAAAGACTTCGCCTTAAGTGTTGGTAGTTCGAACGTGCCAATGGCCTTGCGTAATGTTTGGACCTCTACGGTTAAGCTTTTTATTGCTGGTGATATTGATTATTCTGCAATGGCAGAACGAATCACACGGGTGTTTGAGGATTCTAGTATTGGTATTCGAAAGGCTTGGGTCACTACGTTGCAGCAGCAATTGGATAAGTCCAGGGCCAATCAACGCTCTATGTCTGTTGAACGATTGGGGGCGATGCTGGGCTCGACCGGAGCGGCTTCGCGTGAACGTTCGAATACTTATCTGAACCTTATCGAAGATGAAGGTGTGTTTCTGAAGCGTTGGTGGCATGAGCTCTATCCGAACGAGCCCTATCCAACATATTAA
- a CDS encoding tetratricopeptide repeat protein: MLWMAVAFSGCSGDGAHANMPLEEQVTAGVEYLRVFNFEDAYKVLKHAHPQLEQDSDQWALATYSLALAAWHKSPPSHDALVEAQGYFKQVVAVEPESEWAASSLLDLGRMAEIADFIDDTEDVATAQAYYRQVLTQFPGTEMSVRATVFLAQSMAQSFDPELVREAIHLLETEMAAQPESPWMGTMAQYLAQLYAFYAHDPKAALEPYERAMEVGFPRSADSDVSLWQMGLLAEEAGEALTAARVFTRLVENYPRRTYGTVARERVIQLAQAYPDAGIEIPELHGLGIGR, encoded by the coding sequence ATGCTTTGGATGGCAGTCGCTTTCTCTGGATGTTCCGGTGATGGAGCGCATGCGAATATGCCATTGGAGGAGCAGGTGACTGCGGGTGTCGAGTATTTGCGCGTTTTCAATTTTGAGGATGCATACAAGGTGCTAAAGCATGCGCATCCGCAGTTAGAGCAAGATTCAGATCAATGGGCTTTGGCTACGTACAGTTTGGCTTTAGCTGCCTGGCATAAAAGTCCTCCCAGTCACGATGCCTTGGTGGAAGCTCAAGGCTATTTTAAGCAGGTGGTTGCTGTAGAGCCGGAATCGGAATGGGCCGCGAGTTCGTTGTTGGACCTGGGACGAATGGCAGAGATTGCAGATTTTATCGATGATACTGAGGATGTGGCTACTGCGCAGGCTTATTACCGCCAAGTGTTGACGCAATTTCCCGGCACGGAAATGTCTGTTCGAGCGACCGTTTTTCTGGCGCAGAGTATGGCTCAGAGTTTTGATCCCGAGTTGGTGCGTGAAGCGATCCACTTACTAGAGACGGAGATGGCTGCACAGCCGGAGTCACCATGGATGGGTACGATGGCACAGTATTTAGCGCAATTGTATGCCTTTTATGCGCATGATCCCAAAGCGGCATTGGAACCTTATGAGCGGGCGATGGAGGTGGGCTTTCCGCGTTCGGCTGATTCTGATGTTTCCTTATGGCAAATGGGGCTATTAGCCGAAGAGGCCGGGGAGGCGCTGACAGCGGCTCGTGTGTTTACTCGCTTGGTGGAAAATTATCCACGTAGGACCTATGGCACTGTGGCGCGTGAGCGCGTCATCCAACTTGCTCAAGCATATCCCGACGCCGGCATTGAAATCCCTGAGCTGCATGGCTTAGGCATTGGTCGTTAA
- a CDS encoding GntR family transcriptional regulator: MKESPRTARSKQPYVIQMVTKMAKEYGPGAKLPTAQKLAKQLGVTLTTLDRSLGKLESKGVIHRRQGSGIYVCENSFSKNIGMVFGRNIFQMGSSTFYLLLLQHCELRASMEQEQFSFYLSPPQSPTNTSAHFINNDLADSIKRGKLDGLLICEVEEYEVEDWLINQDIPIVALSSGNNSIPRVGIDTRNLIHSSMQALAAQGCKTVGLLGILARDYTIFEKAAKKYQLEIVDECVIHPEDEKAPPVHIHEELGLDWMHKCLERCGGAQGLPDGLLITDDILARGACLCLKEYKIRPGKDLQIASHANKGSLILEYWQDDLILAEVDPAAIVSSMFKMLKAQIAGTPLKQKAVRIKPYMRLPETSSPPS, from the coding sequence ATGAAAGAAAGCCCGAGAACAGCACGCAGCAAACAACCCTACGTCATCCAAATGGTCACCAAGATGGCCAAGGAGTATGGCCCCGGAGCGAAACTTCCGACTGCGCAGAAGCTAGCCAAGCAGCTCGGCGTCACCCTGACCACACTCGATCGGTCACTGGGTAAACTGGAAAGCAAAGGAGTGATCCACAGGCGGCAAGGCAGCGGAATCTACGTTTGCGAGAATTCATTTAGCAAAAATATCGGCATGGTTTTTGGCCGCAATATTTTCCAAATGGGCAGCTCCACGTTCTATCTACTATTGCTGCAACACTGCGAATTAAGAGCCAGCATGGAGCAGGAGCAATTCTCCTTCTACTTATCGCCCCCACAAAGCCCCACTAACACGAGTGCCCATTTCATCAACAACGACCTCGCTGATTCCATAAAACGAGGCAAACTGGATGGTCTCTTAATTTGTGAAGTCGAAGAGTACGAAGTGGAAGATTGGCTTATAAATCAAGACATCCCAATCGTCGCACTGTCATCCGGAAACAATTCCATACCCCGAGTCGGGATCGACACCCGAAACCTCATCCACAGCTCCATGCAAGCCTTGGCCGCACAGGGCTGCAAAACCGTCGGCTTACTCGGAATTCTAGCCCGCGATTATACCATCTTTGAAAAAGCCGCCAAGAAATACCAGTTAGAGATCGTAGATGAATGTGTCATCCACCCCGAAGACGAAAAGGCCCCTCCCGTTCACATACACGAAGAACTCGGACTCGACTGGATGCATAAATGCCTGGAACGCTGCGGAGGCGCCCAAGGCCTACCGGATGGCTTACTAATCACCGATGACATTCTGGCACGCGGAGCCTGCCTATGCTTAAAGGAATATAAAATCAGGCCCGGCAAAGACCTGCAAATAGCCAGTCACGCCAACAAAGGCTCCCTAATCCTGGAATACTGGCAAGATGACTTAATTCTAGCCGAAGTGGATCCAGCTGCGATCGTCTCCAGCATGTTTAAAATGCTCAAAGCACAAATAGCAGGCACCCCACTCAAGCAAAAGGCGGTGCGTATCAAACCCTATATGCGCTTGCCCGAAACAAGCAGCCCACCCTCTTAA
- a CDS encoding AraC family transcriptional regulator has product MSPVGGSKSPALIRDNQVCFEIIREGAVYGKNHGDSKLYGEGSVFWHGSGEITVSESPSDGYYSCLVAYFEYDPGVMAEPWPSYFQWDDRLVMHRFADEMLYAYHSAALRRSVVGNLLWARLQFQLERYRQSLDREVVHPKLQLAIDFINLHYAEPISLDDVAQSADLSVSHLHMLFREHMKESPRQFLIQKRMRSAGHALVTSREPIKVIASQFGYANTENFCRAFRKFFGRSASEYRSAYIGGLNS; this is encoded by the coding sequence ATGAGCCCAGTTGGTGGGTCGAAATCGCCTGCTTTAATTCGGGACAATCAGGTGTGCTTTGAGATCATTCGTGAGGGGGCGGTCTACGGTAAGAATCATGGGGACTCGAAATTGTATGGTGAGGGGAGTGTTTTCTGGCATGGCTCTGGCGAGATTACCGTTTCGGAGAGCCCTAGTGATGGTTATTATAGTTGTTTAGTGGCATACTTTGAGTATGATCCTGGCGTTATGGCAGAGCCTTGGCCGAGCTATTTTCAGTGGGATGATCGTCTGGTGATGCATCGATTTGCCGATGAAATGCTGTATGCTTATCACTCCGCGGCCTTGAGGCGCTCGGTGGTTGGGAATTTGCTCTGGGCGCGTTTGCAGTTTCAGTTGGAGCGGTATCGGCAGAGCTTGGATCGCGAGGTGGTGCATCCCAAATTACAACTGGCGATCGACTTTATCAATTTACATTATGCGGAACCTATTAGCCTCGATGATGTTGCGCAGTCAGCAGATTTGAGTGTATCACACTTACATATGCTTTTTCGTGAGCATATGAAAGAGAGTCCACGGCAGTTCCTTATTCAGAAAAGGATGCGATCAGCCGGACATGCTTTGGTGACGAGTCGTGAGCCCATCAAAGTTATTGCGAGTCAGTTTGGCTATGCGAATACGGAAAACTTCTGTCGCGCATTTCGGAAATTCTTCGGTCGTTCTGCGAGTGAGTATCGCAGTGCCTATATTGGTGGCTTAAACAGCTGA
- a CDS encoding sugar phosphate isomerase/epimerase, producing the protein MPPQITVQLYSVRDQASADYEGTIRSIADMGFGCVEPAGYPGSSAEKAAKLFQELGLSAPTAHIALPIGDQKNEIIEQALMMGHKYLITGCPPGFQDAYSSLDSIKATADLYCQAAENLAPHGLQVGYHNHDWDLGLIGEQRKYQLFLEQTPETVIYEADIFWVARAGLDPVAFIKEIGARGKALHFKDGIVSTQEKFTAAKTESGDVMVSDSIPFRAAGTGQVDLLAAYKAVEHAEYIAVELDAFEGDMLQAVKQSYDYLTSNGIAQGTK; encoded by the coding sequence ATGCCCCCACAAATAACTGTTCAACTCTACAGCGTTCGCGACCAAGCCTCAGCCGATTACGAAGGCACGATTCGTAGCATCGCAGACATGGGTTTTGGCTGTGTCGAACCCGCTGGCTACCCCGGCAGTAGCGCAGAAAAAGCCGCAAAACTATTCCAAGAACTCGGGCTCAGCGCCCCCACTGCACACATTGCGCTACCGATCGGTGATCAAAAAAATGAAATCATCGAACAAGCTCTCATGATGGGGCACAAATACCTAATCACAGGTTGCCCTCCCGGCTTTCAAGACGCCTACAGCAGCCTGGACAGCATTAAAGCAACCGCAGACCTCTACTGCCAAGCCGCGGAAAACCTAGCCCCGCATGGCCTACAAGTCGGCTATCATAATCACGATTGGGACTTGGGGCTGATTGGGGAGCAACGGAAATATCAACTGTTCCTAGAACAGACACCAGAGACAGTCATCTACGAAGCAGACATATTCTGGGTCGCACGTGCGGGTCTGGATCCCGTCGCCTTCATCAAGGAGATCGGCGCACGCGGTAAAGCATTACACTTTAAAGATGGCATCGTCTCCACCCAAGAGAAGTTCACTGCCGCCAAAACCGAGAGTGGTGATGTAATGGTCAGCGACTCCATTCCATTCCGTGCAGCCGGCACCGGTCAGGTCGACTTACTCGCAGCCTACAAAGCAGTCGAACACGCGGAATACATTGCTGTCGAACTCGACGCCTTCGAAGGCGACATGCTACAAGCAGTCAAACAAAGCTACGACTACCTCACCTCGAACGGCATCGCTCAAGGCACTAAATAA
- a CDS encoding Gfo/Idh/MocA family oxidoreductase produces the protein MTNKETIGIGIIGCGNISNAYFKGASIFEVLEVAACADINMDAAIAKAEEHDCQAQTVDELLANPAVQLVINLTIPAVHAEVSLKALNAGKHVYSEKPLAVKLEDAEQILKTAEDKGLLVGCAPDTFMGGGYQTCRKLVDDGWLGKIVGGTAFMMARGPESWHPNPAFFYEIGAGPMFDMGPYYITALVHLLGPVKRVSAITSRAFEERTATCKEQFGKILPVSVPTNYSGVLEFHSGAVINMTISFDVHKHTHSPIELYGTEGSLKAPDPNTFGGPVELWTPSTKEWKEQSFSHPYLSNSRSIGAADMAYAILSGNQRAHRASGALAYHALEVMHSFEKSSLSGTSTEILSCPAQPEALPIHLIEGRL, from the coding sequence ATGACAAACAAAGAAACAATCGGCATTGGCATCATTGGATGTGGCAACATCTCAAACGCATACTTCAAAGGCGCGAGCATTTTTGAAGTACTCGAAGTCGCAGCCTGTGCGGACATCAATATGGATGCCGCAATCGCCAAGGCCGAAGAGCACGACTGCCAAGCTCAAACAGTGGATGAACTACTCGCCAATCCGGCAGTTCAATTAGTCATCAATCTCACCATCCCTGCGGTGCATGCCGAAGTCAGCCTCAAAGCCCTCAATGCCGGCAAACACGTCTACAGCGAGAAACCGCTGGCCGTAAAGCTGGAAGATGCCGAACAAATCCTCAAGACCGCTGAAGATAAAGGTCTGCTCGTAGGTTGTGCGCCCGACACCTTCATGGGCGGCGGCTACCAGACTTGCCGTAAGCTCGTCGATGATGGCTGGTTGGGCAAAATCGTCGGCGGCACCGCATTCATGATGGCGCGCGGCCCCGAAAGCTGGCACCCGAACCCCGCCTTCTTTTATGAAATCGGCGCAGGCCCCATGTTTGATATGGGCCCCTATTATATTACCGCACTGGTGCACCTGCTCGGCCCAGTCAAGCGTGTCAGTGCCATCACATCACGCGCATTTGAAGAGCGCACTGCTACCTGCAAAGAGCAGTTTGGTAAAATCTTGCCAGTTTCCGTGCCCACCAACTACTCGGGCGTGCTCGAGTTTCACTCCGGCGCAGTGATCAACATGACCATCTCGTTCGACGTGCATAAGCACACTCACAGCCCGATCGAACTCTACGGCACCGAAGGCTCACTCAAAGCGCCAGATCCCAACACTTTCGGAGGACCGGTTGAACTTTGGACGCCCAGCACTAAGGAATGGAAAGAGCAAAGCTTCAGCCACCCTTACCTCTCCAATTCCCGCAGCATCGGTGCCGCAGACATGGCCTATGCCATCTTGAGCGGCAATCAACGCGCCCACCGCGCCAGCGGCGCTCTGGCCTACCATGCGCTTGAAGTCATGCACTCCTTTGAGAAATCCTCGCTCAGCGGAACGAGCACCGAGATCCTGTCGTGTCCCGCACAGCCGGAAGCCTTACCAATCCACCTAATCGAAGGCCGTTTGTAA
- a CDS encoding alpha/beta fold hydrolase, whose protein sequence is MPALDKPLEQLVKYTTSTPRPKDFDTFWQQGLQELDALDANVSFSQADFQVPYANCRSMHFTGTGGARVHARIATPSTLSGPAGPALLFFHGYSGAAPSWVEMLPYVAAGFTVAGLDCRGQGGLSEDAISTKGNTLHGHIIKGLDDAPEKLYYRNVFLDTALLARIIMAMDHVDADRVGAYGGSQGGALALACGALETRVKRVYSQYPFLSDYKRVWDMDLDKDAYAGLRDYFRRFDPLHKREDAIFEKLGYIDVSHLSTMIQGEVLMAITLMDNICPPSTQFAAYNAISTPKSHLIYPDFGHENLPGANEEAFQFMLGL, encoded by the coding sequence ATGCCAGCATTAGACAAGCCCCTCGAGCAACTCGTAAAATACACTACGTCGACGCCCAGACCTAAAGATTTCGACACCTTCTGGCAACAGGGCTTACAAGAGCTAGATGCCTTAGATGCGAATGTCAGCTTTAGCCAGGCCGACTTTCAGGTGCCTTACGCCAACTGTCGCTCCATGCATTTCACCGGCACCGGCGGCGCACGCGTGCATGCACGTATCGCCACGCCATCAACGCTCTCAGGTCCAGCAGGCCCAGCACTCTTATTCTTTCACGGTTATTCCGGGGCGGCTCCGAGCTGGGTAGAAATGCTCCCTTACGTGGCCGCAGGCTTCACCGTGGCCGGTCTCGATTGTCGCGGCCAAGGCGGCCTGTCCGAGGATGCCATTTCGACCAAAGGCAACACCCTCCATGGCCATATAATCAAGGGGCTCGATGACGCACCGGAAAAGCTCTACTACCGTAATGTCTTTCTGGATACGGCACTACTGGCCCGGATTATCATGGCAATGGATCATGTGGACGCCGACCGTGTCGGCGCATATGGCGGAAGCCAAGGCGGTGCCTTGGCGCTCGCTTGCGGCGCACTAGAGACCCGCGTGAAACGTGTTTACTCCCAATATCCATTTCTCAGCGACTACAAGCGCGTCTGGGACATGGATCTCGACAAAGATGCCTACGCAGGCCTCCGTGACTACTTCCGCCGCTTCGACCCGCTTCACAAGCGAGAGGACGCTATTTTTGAAAAATTGGGCTACATCGACGTCAGCCACTTGTCCACCATGATTCAAGGTGAAGTGCTGATGGCCATCACACTGATGGACAACATCTGCCCTCCGTCCACTCAGTTTGCGGCTTACAACGCAATCAGCACTCCAAAGTCACACCTAATCTACCCGGACTTTGGGCATGAAAATCTGCCAGGAGCCAACGAAGAGGCCTTTCAATTTATGCTAGGGCTCTAG
- a CDS encoding YhbY family RNA-binding protein, with protein sequence MNNEPLTSAEKKELRGIGQRLKPHVHIGKQGLSESVLAELDTALIKNGLIKIRFEAEREAIKNYCSEISSKLECEYVGGVGKVGIFFRDMPEKA encoded by the coding sequence ATGAATAATGAACCACTCACTAGCGCAGAGAAAAAAGAGCTTCGCGGCATCGGCCAACGACTCAAACCACACGTTCACATCGGCAAACAAGGCCTCAGTGAAAGCGTGCTAGCCGAGCTCGACACAGCTCTGATCAAAAATGGATTAATCAAGATCCGCTTCGAAGCCGAACGCGAAGCCATCAAGAATTATTGTAGCGAAATTTCTAGTAAACTTGAATGCGAATATGTCGGCGGAGTCGGTAAGGTTGGCATTTTTTTCCGTGATATGCCGGAAAAAGCTTAG